A segment of the Streptomyces sp. ITFR-21 genome:
TCGGCGATACGGCCCTCTCGGCCTTGAATCTGAGAGCCGGTGGAACGGTCGCAACAGACGTCACTAAAACTCCTTGGATAGCCTTAAGGCACGTAGAGATAAGATGACATAACTCATGTGCCTTAAGAGGTAGATGGCCCCCAAGATAACCATCGCGGCATGCGGCTTCGCGGCCGTGCTCTACAAGATCGTGACGAGCGGGCCGGTGCGGACCGCGCTCACCGGGGTGATCGAGAAGGCCCTCCATGTGCCGTTCTGAGCGGTGTGCCGAGTGGGTGGGGCCGCCGGGCCGGAGCGAGGGCGGGTATGTCACGGCTGAGGCGGCCATGGTGATCCCGGTACTGGTGGCACTCACCGCGCTCCTGGTGTGGGGCCTGATGGCGGGTGCCGCGCAGGTGCGGTGCGTGGACGCGGCCAGGGCCGGAGCGCGGGCGGCGGCCCGGTCCGAGCCGCCCGCCGAGGTGGTGCGGGTGGCCCGCGCCGCCGCGCCCCGCGGCTCGGAGGTGAGCCTCGGGCGGGACGGGGACCTGGTGCGGGTGCGGGTCACGGTGCCGCTGCCGCGCTTCCCGGTCCCGCTGACCGCAGTGGCCGACGCCCTGGACGAGAACGCGGTCGAGGGGACGCGGGGAGGTGGCGGGCCGTGACGCCCAGGTGGGTGCGGGCCGAGCGTGTGAGGGCCAAGCGTGTGATGGCCGAGTGCGTGCGGGCCGACGGAGTGCGGGGCAGGGCCGCGGGGCGTTGCGACCGGGGTTCGGCCACGGTGTGGTCGCTCGGGCTGATGAGTGTGCTGCTCGCGCTCTTCGCCGCCGTGATGTACCTGGACCGCGCGGTGGTGGCCCGGCACCGGGCGGGCGGGGCGGCCGACCTGGCGGCCCTCGCCGCGGCCGATCACGCCCTG
Coding sequences within it:
- a CDS encoding TadE family type IV pilus minor pilin; protein product: MVIPVLVALTALLVWGLMAGAAQVRCVDAARAGARAAARSEPPAEVVRVARAAAPRGSEVSLGRDGDLVRVRVTVPLPRFPVPLTAVADALDENAVEGTRGGGGP